Within Cucumis melo cultivar AY chromosome 4, USDA_Cmelo_AY_1.0, whole genome shotgun sequence, the genomic segment GAAACAAAATTGACTTTGGATTGGATAACTATCTTTCGTAGTCATTTAGACGTTAACTTTATCTTGTTAGCAACTACACATTGCTTTGAGCAACCCTCTTAAACATTTGGTCGGTCTACCAAATTTCTAAGAATAACTACACTTTGAAAGCTACACAAAGGGAAGTACTCTTTTCAATCTTCATTTGTTTTAAAACTTCATTTCAACAACACGACAATATAAGTTTGGATCACGCTGAATTGTAACAATATTCATCGTCACCGTGTAGAATAACCTCAAGAAAAATTTCTACGcaattttgaaattattgaGATCAGATTTTCTACTCATAGTCCAAATCACACTAAAAAGCATGAAGACAAATTGAAAAATGCAACAAACAACCTGCAATTGATTCAATCGATTAAAAACATAAATTAGAGCAATTTCGAATACCACACTAATCCTCGCTCAAAATCATAGAACAAAGTAATGGGTCTCAATGGTCTAGAATGGAGGTAGCAAAAACAAAAGCTTTAGATAACCAACAAAGCTTTGTTCCATGAAAATGTATGGATGAAGCACGAAAGCATGTGTACCGATAAAAATTGATTCATTCGTTAGAGGACATAATTATGCAGTGGTTCAACAAAAACTATATCCAACTTAACTTAAAATAACTCGACCCCTatagaagaagaaggaagaataAGTGATGCTCATACAAGAGAACCTACATACAACCACCTAAGAACTCAAAGATACAGTTGTATAACCTATAAAAATAGACTATCTTCACAAATCGTTACAAAATCGCTTTGCAAACAAAACTTACATACAAAAAGAATGAATTCTAACAAGAAACCAAACATCCTCCACTAAAGAGGTGATCACATGTCCCTCAATATGATAAACACATTCAAAAACCGATATTAATTCCAACTTTACATTCTTCAACTATATAAACCTATCACGTGAGGCCTAAGACCTTTCCTTAGTAGACTTGGGTCACTTCAACAAccaacaaagaaaaaataaacgctCGTAGTATTAACCATATGTCGACTAAAGCTACCAAGAGAAGAATGTAGTTCGGCCAAAAGAAAGTGAACGAGACTAACATGGTTCATGAGTTACAGATAACAAGACAAAATGTGATAGAAGAGGTGACAATCGTATCTCATTGTATGTCAAAAGCTCAGAATCCAACAATGAATTTTGATTCTCAAATATGGATGGAAGACAATACAGACTATGAGAACGCTACATCATCTGACAATATAAATTTAAGCATTTCAAATCATTATCATTCATGAAGATGATATGCAAATGAGAAGCTTCTTAAGAAACCAAAGGACTGGACTCTGTTGTAAGGGAGAAGTACCCAATCATATTCCAAAGCCAAAAACTGCTCTGATCTTGTGGAATATAAGATCCCGCCAGCCTCTTTCCGTGTTCTCCACCACAGTTGCGTTCCCATATCTAATTCAAACCAAAAGATGAACAATAATCAGAAAACACCAACTTCACAGTGGTAAACAGATATCAATTATCAGCACAATGATCAGAAACACCAACCTGTCCTCCTCAGGCACGTCGGAGTGTACCAACTTCACAATGGTAACACCAGGCTCAGGCTCATCGAATGTCAATTTCACCTGTGCAATATTCACAACCAATTTAGCTTGATCACGCACACGGCTAATCGATGATGTGAAGGATCAATCACCAGAACTTATTAAACGAATCCCTACTGGCACAAACTACCATTGAATTGTAGACATCGTTACTGATATAGTTTCATTAGTGATAAAATTTCACTACAACAATTTCATAGATTTGATCAATCTCTGACAAACTACAGTTTACAAAGTAAGATTATGACAATTTCCAAGGCTAGGAGAGTCGACTAATAGAAATGAAATGATTATGGGTTGTATCCACATACTCTTACAGCCCAAATAATTAGCCCTTCGAAAGGAAAGAGCATCAAAATTGACCGGTAAATGTTCCCTAAGGTATGCTACATATCAGAGCAATGGGAAGGAGATAAGTAAAGAATGgaacaaaattaaaagctcaCCGTGGAATGAATGCCATCAGGCCAGCTTCCAAATCTCCATTGTTGCACAATCAACTTCCCCTCTTCCAACTCCAAGTTCTTCCCGGTGACAGACCCATCAAATATACTGATCTCTCCACCTACTTCCTTGCTTATTTTAGCATTGCTCTGAGTGAATCCTTTCCATCTATTGTCATCCATGAGAATTTCAAACAGGATGTTAGCCCTACAACTGAACTTCTCAGTCAGAGTTATTGTCTTGAACCCTTTCTTAACTTTCTTCTTCTCTGCCGCCACTGCTGGCTTTGATGCAGCAGGAGCAGTTGCTGCGGCCGCCGCCGCAGCAGGAGTCGATTGATTACTCTTCGGCTCCACCTTTTTAGCCTCCAAATCATCTTTAGCAGGCCCACCCCTCGCCATACTCTGCACATACAACCTCACCTTCTCCAACACAATCGGCTTCCCTTTAGCCAACATAGCATCCTTCATTCTCTTCCCAAACGGCCCTTCATCCTTAACAGAAACCCTAACTTCAGGATCCTCATCGGCATTCTCATCAGAAATATACGGAATCTCAACAAGCCCATCAACCTTCTGCAGAGATTCGCCGGCGGAATCCTTGGCCTCGCCTTCCCAAGAGAGAGTAACACTAAGTTCATAACCAGGAATTATCTTCCCCTTCCGAATATTGACGTAGGCCTCACCATCAACCTTGTCGACCTTCTTGGTCTTGATGAACAGGCCGCCCTCGCCGTCAAGAAGAGGGAGACTAGAGAGATGCTTAGAGAGGAAATTACGGGACCATTCGAGGCAATCGGTCTCAGCCCAGTGCCAGTTGTGGACATTGGTGCCGTCGGGACGTTCCTCGACGATCCACCGCTTGTCGCCCTCGCCGAACTTGGCCATCACCGGAGCTTGAGAGAGGGAAAATTAGGTGGGAAAAATGGGAGAGATCCAGGAGATTGGGAAATGAGGAAATGAAAGAGGAAGGAAtaaaagggaaagggaaaaagaaactGTGGATTCCGGAAGGTTCTCGGCGTCGAAGTCTCTAGAACTATGGCGGCGCATCGTCGCTCGGACCAAAACAATAGGGTTTTATTCacttaaatatattattaattaggTTTAACATAATTGTTGGTCCCCCCAACTTTTTATAAAATAAcaatttaattcttttagtcACCATTTAAGGTAAATAGTGAATTAATTTGTGTTTGAACCGTAGATTGTTTTAGTTTGAATTATAACGTTAGGTGTACGAGAGTGTAATATATTCTaatttgaagaaagaaaatagcaaaattgactTGAATTGTTATTCGAGAACtaaaattgtttttgttataAATAAAGTGTATCTTTTTAGTGATTAAAACCAAATTTAATCATTCGAGATTAATTAACCATTTACTTCTAAACTTCATATCATCGTAATTGTgatagtttaaaatttaaaaaataattaaaatttattttgaaaataacaaaaataatctTAAGGCAATTATAATAAATAccaattttatgaataataacTAGGCATATAAaagtctatcgatgatagaacTCTTATGATTTATCAATGGTAGACCAATAAtcattttaacaaattttattatattcgtaataatttaaaatattttatatttttaattattttaaatgccGTGACTATATTTGCAACTTATTATTTTAGAATCATTTTGTCCTAAATTATTTGGACATAATTCTAATTTGGTATTTTTGTTTCTCAGTTTCAATATAAT encodes:
- the LOC103486749 gene encoding uncharacterized protein LOC103486749; this encodes MAKFGEGDKRWIVEERPDGTNVHNWHWAETDCLEWSRNFLSKHLSSLPLLDGEGGLFIKTKKVDKVDGEAYVNIRKGKIIPGYELSVTLSWEGEAKDSAGESLQKVDGLVEIPYISDENADEDPEVRVSVKDEGPFGKRMKDAMLAKGKPIVLEKVRLYVQSMARGGPAKDDLEAKKVEPKSNQSTPAAAAAAATAPAASKPAVAAEKKKVKKGFKTITLTEKFSCRANILFEILMDDNRWKGFTQSNAKISKEVGGEISIFDGSVTGKNLELEEGKLIVQQWRFGSWPDGIHSTVKLTFDEPEPGVTIVKLVHSDVPEEDRYGNATVVENTERGWRDLIFHKIRAVFGFGI